The Desulfuromonas sp. genomic sequence CGGCCACGACAGCTCCACCAACGGCCTGATCAACTACTACAAGGCGAACCGGGGGGATTAAGGTTTCAGGTGCCTGATTCCTGAATTCTGTATTTGAAAAAGGAGGGGAACGATGCGTTCGATAATTCTGCTTTGCCTGACGGCCCTTCTGGGGGGCTGCCTCGCCGCGCCCCCGGCCGGGCCGTCCCTGTCCGCCGAGTCCCTGGAAAATAGCCGCTATTCCTCGCGCTACCACCCGGAGGGGCGGGTCCACCTCGCCGAGGGGGTGTACGACAATCCCCTGAGGCGCCTGCGCGTTTCCCTCGCCGGGCCCGTTGCCTACGGCGATCTGGACGGCGACGGGCTGCAGGACGCCGTCGCGATCCTCGTCACAGAGACCGGCGGCAGCGGCAGCTTCGTCGAACTGGCCGCGATCCTCAACGACGGTGGGCGCCCGAACCATGTCTCTTCCGTCTTTCTCGGCGACCGGGTGAAGGTCCGCACCCTCTCCGTCAGGAAGGGCACGGTGACGGTCGATATGCTCACCCAGGGCCCTTACGAGCCGATGTGCTGCCCGACCGAGGAGGTGACGCCGATCTTCCGGTTTGACGGGGGGGAGTTGGTGAAGGTGGAGGGGAAATAAGTATTGCCTAACCGGGCGCTCCTTGCTACTTTTGGCGCATGGGAGTTTTGAGGANAGTTTTGAGGACATAGAAGAGGGGAGACCGGCCGGGTCAGCGGATGCTGACGGCCGGTTTTTTGATTTAACGGTAGGGTGGATCAAGCGAAGCGAATCCCCCCATGCGGATAATACCGCTGTGCTTTCTGCGGCGGACATTGGTGGATTCGGCTCCTTCGGCGCCTTAACCCACCTTGCGTTCTTCAGAATCACAGAAGGAGATTCTTTGCAGCGATGAACGACAAGCATACTTTCAAAGACCATTTCTCCCCCCTCTCGGACGTCTACGCCCGCTATCGCCCCTCCTACCCCGCCGAACTCTTCGCCTGGCTGGCCTCCCTGGCCCCGGGTCGTGAGAAAGCCTGGGACGCCGGGTGCGGCAGCGGCCAGGCGGCCCTGATGCTGGCCGAGCACTTCGAGGCTGTGGTCGCCACCGACGCCAGCGCCCCCCAGATCGGCCGGGCGATCCCCCATCCGCGGGTGACCTACCGCGTCGCAACGGCGGAGGATTCGGGCCTGCCCGACGCCAGTCTCGACCTGATCGTGGCCGCCCAGGCCCTGCACTGGTTCGATTTCGACCTCTTCTACGCCGAGGTGCGCCGGGTGCTGCGGCCCGGCGGGGTGATCGCCGGCGGGACCTACGGCCTGCTGCGCATCGATCCGGGGGTGGACCGGGTCGTCGACCGGCTCTACCACGAGGTCGTCGCCCCCTACTGGCCGCCGGAGCGCCGCTACGTGGACGAGGCCTACGCGGGGATTCCCTTCCCCTTTGACGAGATCGAGGTGCCTCCCTTTGCGATGGCCACCGACTGGAGTTTCGAGCAGCTTTTCGGCTATCTGGGGACCTGGTCGGCGGTGCGCCATTACCGGGACGATCGGGGAAGCGATCCGCTGGCCGTCGTGCGGGACGAACTGGAAAAAGCCTGGGGGGACCCGGACCGGACCCGGAGGTGCTCCTGGCCCCTCGGGCTGAGGGTGGGGCGGGTTTAAGCTGTAAGCTGGAAGCTGGAAGCTGAGACCTGACGTGGGCGCTGAGGCGCGAATGTCAGGTCTTTTCCGTTTTGCTGGCTGGCACGGCGCGCTTGAAGGCCCAGGCCTCGATCTTCTTGATCTGCTCGGCCATGGTGACGGAGAGGGGGACGGTGCGGCTGATCGCCTCCATGAGGTCCTGCTTGATCATGGGTCGGCCCTTGGCGAGGGCCTCGAAGGAGGCGTTGTCGACGGCCTGCTCGATCTCCGCCCCGGAGAAGCCCTTGGCCGAGTGGGCGAGCATGGTGACGTCGAAGGCGGCCGGGTCGAAGTCGCGCTTTTCCAGGTGGATGCGGAAGATCTCCTCGCGCTCGACAAGGCTCGGCAGGGCCATGTAGAAGATCTCGTCGAAGCGCCCCTTGCGCAGCACCTCGGCGGGAAGAAGCTCGATGGCGTTGGCGGTGGCCGCCACGAAGACGGGCTGGCTCTTCTCCTGCATCCAGGTGAGGAAGTACCCGAGCACCCGGGAGGCCGGCCCCCCCTCGGACTTGAAGCCCTGGTTGGAGATCCCCGCCTCGATCTCGTCGATCCACAAGACGCAGGGGGCGAGCGCCTCGGCGGTCTTGCAGGCGCGGCGCAGGCTGCCCTCGGGCGAGCCGAAGGTCCCTTCGTAGACGGTGGCCATGTCGAGGCGCACGAGGGGCAGGTTCCAGCGGCTGGCGATGGCCTTGACGAAGAGGCTCTTGCCGCAGCCGCTGATGCCCATGATCAGCACCCCCTTGGGCAGGTTGTGGCCGGCCGACAGGACCGTCGTTCCGAAGGCCTTCTCCCGCTTCTCCAGCCACGTCTTGAGGTTCTCCATGCCGCCGACGTGCTCAGGCTGGACCTCGTTCTCGACGAACTCCATGATGCCGCTGCGGCGCAGGATCTGCTTCTTGTTCAGGTGCAGGGAGGCGACCACCTCCTTGAGTCCCGCCCCCTTGGCGACCCGGGCCCTGCGCAGGGCCTGGTCGAAGTCGGAGAGGTCGAGTCCCTGGGCGGCGAGGGTCAGGCGGGGCAGGGCGTCCTCCTCGGCCAGGATCTGTTCGAGGAAGGGGTCCTTCTTGCGCTGGGCCTCGAGGAAGGCCATGATTTCGAGGCGGTCGGGCAGGCCGTGGTCGAGGATGAGGAAGTCCTCGCGCAGCGCCGGGGGAATCTCCGGCTCGGCGCCGAGAAAGACGAGGGTCTTGCCCGCCGGGCGGCGCACGGCGGCGAAATCCTTGAGCACGCGCTGGAGGTAGGGGTTGTCGTCCCAGAACCAGTGCATGTCCTTGAAGACGAAGATGCCGGGACCTTCCTGCTCGATGGCCCAGCGCAGGCAACTCAGGGGGTCTGCGTCGTTGTTCTTGCCGGGGAAGCCGGCGGTGCAGTTCCACACCTGGGGGACGGGGAC encodes the following:
- a CDS encoding AAA family ATPase, whose amino-acid sequence is MVKDFSLSAFSRLVAAGTPLLYITTDSESRTEALITRAALQRLKGVPVPQVWNCTAGFPGKNNDADPLSCLRWAIEQEGPGIFVFKDMHWFWDDNPYLQRVLKDFAAVRRPAGKTLVFLGAEPEIPPALREDFLILDHGLPDRLEIMAFLEAQRKKDPFLEQILAEEDALPRLTLAAQGLDLSDFDQALRRARVAKGAGLKEVVASLHLNKKQILRRSGIMEFVENEVQPEHVGGMENLKTWLEKREKAFGTTVLSAGHNLPKGVLIMGISGCGKSLFVKAIASRWNLPLVRLDMATVYEGTFGSPEGSLRRACKTAEALAPCVLWIDEIEAGISNQGFKSEGGPASRVLGYFLTWMQEKSQPVFVAATANAIELLPAEVLRKGRFDEIFYMALPSLVEREEIFRIHLEKRDFDPAAFDVTMLAHSAKGFSGAEIEQAVDNASFEALAKGRPMIKQDLMEAISRTVPLSVTMAEQIKKIEAWAFKRAVPASKTEKT
- a CDS encoding class I SAM-dependent methyltransferase, coding for MNDKHTFKDHFSPLSDVYARYRPSYPAELFAWLASLAPGREKAWDAGCGSGQAALMLAEHFEAVVATDASAPQIGRAIPHPRVTYRVATAEDSGLPDASLDLIVAAQALHWFDFDLFYAEVRRVLRPGGVIAGGTYGLLRIDPGVDRVVDRLYHEVVAPYWPPERRYVDEAYAGIPFPFDEIEVPPFAMATDWSFEQLFGYLGTWSAVRHYRDDRGSDPLAVVRDELEKAWGDPDRTRRCSWPLGLRVGRV